The Malus sylvestris chromosome 12, drMalSylv7.2, whole genome shotgun sequence genome contains a region encoding:
- the LOC126593378 gene encoding BAG family molecular chaperone regulator 4-like, whose protein sequence is MMVKNNPNPNPNPKVPVPDQNEEIDWEMRPGGMLVQRREDEDAAAVAAGVGASASSRGPMIKIDVVLGPGNGPRYELFLPAHSTFGDMKKHVSQKTNLEPEVQRLFFRGMEKADEEHLDIAGVKNNSKVLLLEARKESKVEEVNQSNEMPVGAGEVRVNSKEVPTGGGDVGGKSNVMSKASQAIAEVRAEVDKLAERVAALEVAVAGRNEVSDKDFVVPTELLMRQLLKLDGIQAEGQEKMQRKAEVRRVQNFVDALDALKTRNSNPVNNSSNAVTVTTEWETFDSGVGSLNPPTSTPEPSSTEPNQEWEHFD, encoded by the exons ATGATGGTGAAAAACAATCCGAACCCGAATCCGAATCCGAAGGTGCCGGTTCCCGATCAGAACGAGGAGATCGATTGGGAGATGAGGCCAGGTGGCATGCTGGTCCAGAGGCGGGAAGATGAGGACGCGGCGGCAGTGGCTGCTGGCGTTGGTGCTTCCGCCTCCTCTCGTGGGCCCATGATCAAGATCGACGTCGTTCTCGGCCCTGGCAACGGGCCCCGCTACGAGCTCTTCCTCCCTGCCCACTCCACTTTCG GGGATATGAAGAAGCATGTTTCACAGAAGACTAATTTGGAGCCAGAGGTGCAGAGACTCTTTTTCAGGGGGATGGAGAAGGCAGATGAGGAGCATCTGGACATTGCCGGTGTGAAGAATAATTCGAAGGTGCTGCTTCTGGAAGCCCGAAAGGAGAGTAAGGTTGAGGAGGTAAATCAAAGCAATGAGATGCCAGTCGGTGCTGGAGAAGTTCGAGTCAACAGCAAAGAGGTGCCAACCGGTGGTGGAGATGTTGGAGGCAAAAGCAATGTCATGTCAAAAGCTTCTCAAGCAATTGCTGAAGTCAGAGCCGAGGTTGATAAGCTCGCGGAGAGG GTTGCTGCCTTGGAAGTGGCTGTGGCTGGCAGGAACGAGGTTTCCGATAAAGATTTTGTTGTGCCAACAGAGTTGCTCATGAGGCAGTTGCTGAAATTGGACGGCATTCAAGCTGAAGGACAAGAAAAAATGCAACGCAAGGCAGAG GTGCGACGTGTCCAGAACTTTGTGGATGCATTGGATGCTCTAAAAACGAGGAACAGCAATCCAGTTAACAACAGTAGCAATGCTGTCACAGTAACAACCGAATGGGAGACCTTTGACTCCGGAGTTGGATCCCTGAATCCCCCAACGTCAACGCCAGAGCCATCTTCAACAGAACCAAATCAGGAATGGGAACACTTCGATTAG
- the LOC126593377 gene encoding ammonium transporter 2-like codes for MAGITNAYSVITPAAPPWLNKGDNAWQLTAATFVGLQSMPGLVILYASIVKKKWAVNSAFMALYAFAAVLICWVLVGYRMAFGDQLLPFWAKGAPSLGQKFLIYRAKVPESTHFHDGGLIETPTVEPFYPMASLVYFQFTFAAITLVLLAGSVLGRMNIKAWMAFVPLWLLFSYTVGAFSLWGGGFLYHWGVIDYSGGYVIHLSSGIAGFTAAYWVGPRLKSDRERFPPNNVLLMLCGAGMLWMGWSGFNGGAPYAANIVAPIAVLNTNICAATSLLVWTSLDVVFFGKPSVIGAVQGMMTGLVCITPGAGLVQSWAAILMGILSGSIPWVSMMVLHKKSTLLQKVDDTLGVFHTHAVAGLLGGLLTGLLAEPALRKLILPVGNSRGAFYGGNGGMQFLKQLVGAMFVIAWNIVSTTIILLAIRVFIPLRMPEEQLNIGDDAVHGEEAYALWGDGEKYDPTRHGRNTAAYGEEMAPSPYVNGARGVTINL; via the exons ATGGCCGGCATAACAAATGCTTATAGTGTAATAACCCCGGCGGCCCCGCCGTGGCTAAACAAAGGCGACAACGCATGGCAACTTACAGCCGCCACTTTTGTAGGGTTACAAAGCATGCCGGGCCTTGTGATCCTCTACGCCAGCATAGTGAAGAAGAAATGGGCAGTCAACTCAGCCTTCATGGCCCTCTACGCCTTTGCCGCCGTGCTCATCTGCTGGGTCCTTGTAGGCTACCGCATGGCCTTCGGGGACCAGCTCCTGCCATTTTGGGCTAAAGGTGCACCCTCTCTTGGTCAAAAGTTCCTCATCTACCGAGCCAAAGTGCCAGAAAGCACTCACTTTCACGACGGCGGATTGATTGAGACCCCGACGGTTGAGCCATTTTACCCCATGGCATCACTTGTCTACTTCCAATTCACTTTTGCAGCCATTACTCTTGTTTTGCTAGCTGGGTCTGTTCTTGGCCGCATGAACATCAAGGCTTGGATGGCTTTTGTCCCTCTTTGGCTTCTATTTTCGTACACTGTTGGAGCCTTTAGTCTTTGGGGTGGTGGCTTCCTTTACCATTGGGGTGTCATTGACTACTCCGGCGGCTATGTCATCCATCTCTCCTCAGGCATAGCGGGTTTCACCGCTGCCTATTGG GTTGGTCCAAGGTTGAAGAGTGACAGGGAAAGGTTTCCACCAAACAATGTGTTGCTAATGCTTTGTGGTGCTGGGATGCTGTGGATGGGCTGGTCAGGCTTCAACGGCGGGGCCCCTTATGCTGCAAACATTGTTGCTCCAATAGCAGTGTTGAACACAAACATATGTGCAGCTACAAGCCTTCTTGTGTGGACGTCTCTGGACGTCGTGTTCTTCGGCAAGCCGTCGGTGATCGGAGCTGTTCAGGGCATGATGACGGGGCTTGTATGCATCACACCTGGGGCGGGGTTGGTGCAGTCGTGGGCGGCTATTCTGATGGGAATACTTTCTGGTAGCATTCCATGGGTCTCCATGATGGTCCTACACAAAAAGTCTACCCTATTGCAAAAG GTGGATGACACCCTAGGGGTATTTCACACACATGCAGTGGCAGGGCTTCTGGGAGGTCTGCTGACTGGGCTTCTGGCGGAGCCAGCACTTCGCAAGCTTATACTGCCAGTCGGCAACAGCAGAGGTGCATTCTACGGTGGCAATGGAGGGATGCAATTTCTGAAACAATTGGTTGGAGCTATGTTTGTGATTGCTTGGAACATTGTCTCCACCACTATTATACTTCTGGCAATTAGGGTTTTCATACCCCTGAGAATGCCGGAGGAGCAGCTTAATATCGGAGATGACGCGGTTCACGGAGAGGAGGCTTATGCTCTTTGGGGTGATGGAGAAAAATATGATCCAACAAGACATGGTCGGAATACAGCAGCGTACGGCGAAGAAATGGCACCGTCGCCGTATGTCAATGGTGCAAGAGGTGTGACCATTAACTTGTAA